The following coding sequences are from one Ramlibacter henchirensis window:
- a CDS encoding branched-chain amino acid ABC transporter permease: MSAVLNPEMASVPAVAPQVEIATRAGRIAAWTGCGIVVFAATLPWWGESSWMREFVEIACYFVFAMMWNLLAGYGGLVSIGQQAFFGLGGYAMLVLGNFAGVNPFLAVPIGALAAALIAVPVSLVAFRLQGGYFAIGTWVIAEVFRLSIANIPAIGGGSGTSLTALRGIDKATREGLTYWIALASVVACIAGVYLFLRSRHGLALLAIRDNEMAAQSQGIAVGRMKLAVYVVAAFGAGLAGALYFVGNLRISPDAAFSVNWTAFAIFMVVIGGIGRIEGPIVGALIFWALNRFFSEWGTWYLLGLGLLAVLVTLYFKQGLWGYAQERWGWTLFPTRRRLLPAPAAASPVT, encoded by the coding sequence ATGTCGGCCGTGCTCAATCCCGAAATGGCAAGCGTGCCCGCTGTCGCGCCGCAGGTGGAGATCGCCACGCGCGCTGGGCGCATCGCCGCCTGGACCGGCTGCGGGATCGTCGTGTTCGCCGCCACGCTGCCGTGGTGGGGAGAGTCGAGCTGGATGCGCGAATTCGTTGAGATCGCCTGCTACTTCGTCTTCGCGATGATGTGGAACCTGCTGGCCGGCTACGGCGGGCTCGTCAGCATCGGGCAGCAGGCCTTCTTCGGCCTGGGCGGCTACGCGATGCTGGTGCTGGGCAACTTCGCCGGCGTCAATCCGTTCCTGGCCGTTCCCATCGGCGCGCTCGCCGCGGCCTTGATCGCGGTTCCGGTTTCGCTCGTGGCCTTCCGGCTGCAGGGCGGCTATTTCGCGATCGGCACCTGGGTGATCGCGGAGGTGTTCCGGCTCTCCATCGCCAACATCCCGGCGATCGGCGGCGGCTCGGGAACGTCGCTGACGGCGCTGCGCGGGATCGACAAGGCGACGCGCGAAGGCCTGACCTACTGGATCGCGCTGGCCAGCGTGGTCGCCTGCATCGCGGGCGTGTACCTCTTCCTGCGCAGCCGCCATGGCCTGGCGCTGCTGGCGATCCGCGACAACGAGATGGCGGCGCAATCGCAGGGCATCGCGGTGGGCCGCATGAAGCTGGCGGTGTATGTGGTGGCCGCCTTCGGGGCCGGACTGGCCGGGGCGCTGTACTTCGTCGGCAACCTGCGCATCAGTCCCGATGCCGCCTTCAGCGTGAACTGGACGGCCTTCGCGATCTTCATGGTCGTGATCGGCGGCATCGGGCGGATCGAAGGGCCGATCGTCGGCGCGCTGATCTTCTGGGCGCTCAACAGGTTCTTCAGCGAATGGGGCACCTGGTACCTCCTGGGGCTGGGCCTGCTGGCCGTGCTGGTCACGCTGTACTTCAAGCAGGGCCTTTGGGGTTACGCTCAGGAGCGCTGGGGCTGGACGCTGTTCCCGACCCGGCGGCGCCTGCTGCCCGCACCGGCGGCGGCGTCACCCGTCACCTAA
- a CDS encoding 3-oxoacid CoA-transferase subunit A, protein MIDKVASSVAAALEGLADGSTVLIGGFGTAGIPNELIDGLIAQGARELTVVNNNAGNGDTGLAALLKAGRVRKIICSFPRQADSHVFDALYRSGRIELELVPQGNLAERLRAAGAGIGAFFTPTGYGTELAKGKETREIGGRPYVLEYPIHGDLALIKAERGDRWGNLVYRKAARNFGPVMATAARKTVASVHEVVPLGALDPESVVTPGIFVTQLVQVPRTTTEAGGFRKAA, encoded by the coding sequence ATGATCGACAAGGTCGCATCCTCCGTCGCCGCCGCGCTGGAAGGCCTCGCGGACGGCAGCACGGTCCTCATCGGCGGCTTCGGCACGGCCGGCATCCCGAACGAATTGATCGACGGGCTGATCGCGCAGGGCGCGCGCGAACTCACCGTGGTCAACAACAACGCGGGCAACGGCGACACGGGCCTGGCCGCGCTGCTGAAGGCCGGCCGCGTGCGCAAGATCATCTGCAGCTTTCCGCGCCAGGCGGACAGCCATGTGTTCGACGCGCTCTACCGCTCCGGCCGGATCGAGCTGGAGCTGGTGCCGCAGGGCAACCTGGCCGAACGCCTGCGCGCCGCCGGTGCCGGCATCGGCGCGTTCTTCACGCCCACGGGCTACGGCACCGAATTGGCCAAGGGCAAGGAGACGCGCGAGATCGGCGGCCGCCCCTACGTGCTGGAGTACCCGATCCACGGCGACCTGGCCCTCATCAAGGCCGAGCGCGGCGACCGCTGGGGCAACCTCGTGTACCGCAAGGCTGCCCGCAACTTCGGTCCGGTGATGGCGACCGCCGCGCGCAAGACGGTGGCCAGCGTCCACGAAGTGGTGCCGCTCGGGGCGCTCGATCCCGAGTCGGTCGTCACGCCCGGCATCTTCGTCACCCAGCTCGTGCAGGTGCCGCGCACCACCACGGAAGCCGGCGGCTTCCGGAAGGCGGCGTGA
- a CDS encoding 3-oxoacid CoA-transferase subunit B, whose translation MAYQRRTKDQLARRVAQDIHDGAYVNLGIGMPTLVANHLRPGTEVILHSENGILGMGPAPPGGQEDYDLINAGKQPVTLLPGGAYFHHADSFGMMRGGHLDICVLGAFQVSATGDLANWHTGEKDAIPAVGGAMDLAIGARQTWVMMDLLTKSGESKLVERCTYPLTGIGCVKRVYTDLATFECTPRGLRVIDTVEGLDLAELQRMVGLPLERPAA comes from the coding sequence ATGGCCTACCAACGCAGGACCAAGGACCAGCTCGCACGCCGCGTGGCGCAGGACATCCACGATGGCGCGTACGTCAACCTCGGCATCGGCATGCCGACGCTGGTGGCCAATCATCTTCGGCCCGGCACCGAGGTCATCCTCCACAGCGAGAACGGCATCCTCGGTATGGGCCCCGCGCCGCCCGGGGGCCAGGAGGACTACGACCTGATCAACGCCGGCAAGCAGCCGGTGACGCTGCTGCCCGGCGGCGCGTACTTCCACCACGCCGACAGCTTCGGGATGATGCGCGGCGGCCACCTGGACATCTGCGTGCTCGGCGCCTTCCAGGTGTCCGCCACCGGCGACCTGGCGAACTGGCACACGGGCGAGAAGGACGCCATCCCCGCCGTGGGCGGCGCGATGGACTTGGCCATCGGCGCCAGGCAGACCTGGGTGATGATGGACCTGCTGACGAAGTCGGGCGAGAGCAAGCTGGTCGAGCGCTGCACGTATCCGCTCACCGGCATCGGCTGCGTCAAGCGCGTCTACACCGATCTCGCCACGTTCGAGTGCACGCCGCGAGGGCTGCGCGTCATCGACACTGTCGAGGGCCTGGACCTCGCCGAGCTGCAGCGCATGGTCGGCCTGCCGCTGGAGCGGCCCGCGGCATGA
- a CDS encoding maleylacetate reductase, which produces MKPFVYTAQAARVVFGAGSLARLREEIERVGARRALVLSTAGQRASAERVADMLGPAAAGIFARAVMHVPVETAREAREVARSLNADCAVAIGGGSTTGLGKAIALDSGLPIVAIPTTYAGSEMTPIYGITEGGLKKTGRDAKVLPRTVIYDPQLTLGLPNTLSVTSGINAIAHAAEGLYSVDGNPIMDLMAQEGIAAFARSLPAIEADPADIEARSNALYGAWLCGTVLGNVGMALHHKLCHTLGGSFNLPHAETHTVVLPHALAYNAPAAPEAMQRIARALGVADAAQGAFDLAQRNGAPTALRDIGMAAGDVDRACEIALQNQYPNPRPLERDAIRQLLQDAFEGRRPSPRG; this is translated from the coding sequence ATGAAGCCGTTCGTCTACACCGCGCAGGCCGCGCGCGTGGTCTTCGGTGCGGGATCGCTGGCCCGGCTGCGCGAGGAGATCGAGCGGGTGGGCGCGCGCCGCGCCCTCGTGCTCTCCACGGCCGGGCAGCGCGCGTCGGCGGAGCGGGTGGCCGACATGCTGGGTCCTGCGGCTGCGGGCATCTTCGCGCGCGCCGTGATGCACGTGCCGGTCGAGACCGCGAGGGAAGCGCGCGAGGTCGCACGCTCGCTCAACGCGGATTGCGCCGTGGCCATCGGCGGCGGGTCGACGACGGGCCTCGGCAAGGCGATCGCCCTGGACTCAGGGCTGCCGATCGTCGCCATCCCGACCACCTATGCCGGCAGCGAGATGACGCCGATCTACGGCATCACGGAAGGCGGCCTGAAGAAGACCGGCCGCGATGCCAAGGTGCTGCCCCGCACGGTGATCTACGACCCGCAACTCACGCTGGGCCTGCCCAACACCCTGAGCGTCACCAGCGGCATCAACGCGATCGCGCACGCGGCCGAGGGGCTCTATTCGGTCGATGGCAATCCCATCATGGACCTGATGGCGCAGGAGGGGATCGCGGCGTTCGCGCGCAGCCTGCCGGCCATCGAGGCCGATCCAGCCGACATCGAGGCGCGTTCGAACGCTCTGTACGGCGCGTGGCTGTGCGGTACCGTGCTGGGCAACGTCGGCATGGCGCTGCACCACAAGCTGTGCCACACGCTGGGCGGCAGCTTCAACCTGCCGCACGCGGAAACGCACACCGTGGTGCTTCCGCATGCGCTCGCCTACAACGCCCCCGCCGCGCCCGAGGCGATGCAGCGGATCGCGCGGGCGCTGGGGGTCGCCGATGCGGCGCAGGGTGCGTTCGACCTTGCGCAAAGGAACGGGGCCCCGACGGCGCTGCGCGACATCGGCATGGCCGCAGGCGACGTGGACCGTGCGTGCGAGATCGCGTTGCAGAACCAGTACCCGAATCCGCGGCCGCTCGAGCGGGACGCGATCCGGCAGCTGCTTCAGGATGCGTTCGAGGGCCGCCGCCCTTCGCCGCGCGGCTAG
- a CDS encoding SDR family oxidoreductase → MDLQLKGLHVLVTGGSRGIGLACAELFLQEGARVSLVGRSQANLDKARAALEANAPGRVACFAADLQNAQSAREAVDAAEAQVGPVDVLVNSAGAARRTPFNELTPEAWHGAMDAKFFSYIHVIDPLVKRMGERGKGVIVNVIGMGGKVATPTHLAGGAANAALMLATAGLAAAWGPNGVRVNAVNPALTLTERMAEGIAADARLRGMTPEEVLKQATARAPLGRLATPQDIANMVVFLASPKSGYVSGAIVSMDGAATPLVV, encoded by the coding sequence ATGGATCTGCAACTGAAAGGCCTCCACGTCCTCGTGACCGGCGGCAGCCGGGGCATCGGTCTCGCCTGCGCGGAGTTGTTCCTGCAGGAAGGCGCGCGCGTCTCGCTCGTCGGCCGCTCGCAAGCCAACTTGGACAAGGCGCGCGCGGCGCTGGAGGCCAATGCGCCGGGCCGCGTCGCCTGCTTCGCAGCCGACTTGCAGAACGCGCAATCCGCACGCGAGGCGGTCGACGCGGCCGAGGCGCAGGTCGGGCCGGTCGACGTGCTGGTCAACTCCGCGGGCGCCGCACGCCGCACGCCTTTCAACGAGCTGACGCCCGAGGCCTGGCACGGCGCGATGGATGCGAAGTTCTTCAGCTACATCCATGTGATCGATCCCCTGGTCAAGCGCATGGGCGAGCGCGGCAAAGGCGTGATCGTCAACGTGATCGGCATGGGCGGCAAGGTGGCCACGCCGACGCACCTGGCCGGTGGTGCGGCGAATGCTGCGTTGATGCTGGCGACGGCGGGACTCGCAGCGGCGTGGGGACCCAACGGCGTGCGCGTGAACGCGGTGAATCCGGCCCTGACGCTGACCGAACGCATGGCCGAGGGCATCGCCGCCGATGCGCGATTGCGCGGCATGACGCCGGAAGAAGTCCTGAAGCAGGCGACCGCGCGGGCGCCGCTCGGCCGCCTGGCGACGCCGCAGGACATCGCGAACATGGTGGTGTTCCTCGCCTCGCCGAAGTCCGGCTATGTCTCGGGCGCGATCGTGTCGATGGACGGCGCGGCGACGCCGCTGGTCGTGTAG
- a CDS encoding Rieske 2Fe-2S domain-containing protein, producing the protein MLSREDNEALTRTNAGTPMGELFRSYWIPVLLSEQLPEPDGAPVRIKVLGEELIAFRDSEGQVALVEPRCPHRGANLFFGRNEDGGIRCAFHGWKFNARGECLDMPTIPPEVAPRMCEKARIKAYPTREWGDFVWAYMGSRQPAPELPQMEFALVPPSHRHVSKKFQECNWAQAAEGGVDTAHFSFLHQPVLTSDEQLAEKAARATRGYSQKTMSQDHVKWMRDDARPRYEVKKHGSGLVLGASRRASPGQLYWRIAQYLMPCHGYTPSATEGQTYHGQTWVPIDDENCWVYVYSWNPTRPLTDEERQSYRTGGAVYPEMDGNWMPTRNRSNDYLIDRRMQKSENFTGIVGVSEQDAAIQDSQGRIADRTRELLGPTDIGVVQFRRLMLDAAKTLAVGGVPLGLDDAAAYRVRAGGIVAPEEADFDQVMALRFGDELGRIDAAVQS; encoded by the coding sequence ATGTTGAGCCGTGAAGACAACGAGGCGCTGACGCGCACCAACGCCGGCACGCCGATGGGCGAGCTGTTTCGCAGCTACTGGATCCCGGTGCTGCTGTCCGAGCAACTGCCCGAGCCCGACGGCGCGCCGGTGCGCATCAAGGTGCTCGGCGAGGAACTGATCGCCTTCCGCGACAGCGAAGGCCAGGTCGCCCTGGTCGAACCGCGCTGCCCGCACCGCGGCGCCAACCTGTTCTTCGGCCGCAACGAGGACGGCGGCATCCGCTGCGCCTTCCACGGCTGGAAGTTCAACGCGCGCGGCGAATGCCTGGACATGCCCACCATCCCGCCGGAGGTGGCGCCGCGCATGTGCGAGAAGGCGCGCATCAAGGCCTATCCGACGCGCGAGTGGGGCGACTTCGTCTGGGCCTACATGGGCAGCCGCCAGCCGGCGCCCGAGCTGCCGCAGATGGAGTTCGCGCTGGTGCCGCCTTCGCATCGCCACGTGTCCAAGAAGTTCCAGGAATGCAACTGGGCGCAGGCCGCGGAGGGCGGCGTGGACACCGCGCACTTCTCGTTCCTGCACCAGCCCGTGCTCACGTCCGACGAACAGCTGGCGGAGAAGGCGGCGCGCGCGACGCGCGGCTACTCGCAGAAGACCATGAGCCAGGACCACGTGAAGTGGATGCGCGACGACGCGCGCCCGCGCTACGAGGTGAAGAAGCATGGCAGCGGCCTGGTGCTGGGTGCTTCACGCCGCGCGTCGCCCGGCCAGCTCTACTGGCGCATCGCGCAGTACCTGATGCCCTGCCACGGCTACACGCCCAGCGCCACCGAAGGCCAGACCTACCACGGCCAGACCTGGGTGCCGATCGACGACGAGAACTGCTGGGTGTACGTGTACTCGTGGAACCCGACGCGGCCGCTCACCGACGAGGAGCGCCAGAGCTATCGCACCGGCGGCGCGGTGTATCCGGAGATGGACGGCAACTGGATGCCGACGCGCAACCGTTCCAACGACTACCTGATCGATCGCCGCATGCAGAAGTCCGAGAACTTCACCGGCATCGTCGGCGTGTCCGAACAGGACGCGGCCATCCAGGACAGCCAAGGGCGCATCGCGGACCGCACGCGCGAGCTGCTGGGCCCCACCGACATCGGCGTGGTGCAGTTCCGGCGCCTGATGCTGGATGCCGCCAAGACGCTCGCGGTCGGGGGCGTTCCCCTAGGCCTCGATGATGCCGCGGCCTACCGCGTGCGCGCCGGCGGCATCGTCGCGCCGGAGGAAGCGGATTTCGACCAGGTGATGGCCTTGCGGTTCGGCGACGAGCTTGGGCGGATCGACGCCGCTGTGCAGTCCTGA
- a CDS encoding 3-keto-5-aminohexanoate cleavage protein translates to MKSSSKVIITCAVTGSIHTPSMSPHLPVTPQEIADGALGAAEAGAAIVHLHARNPQDGRPEQTTEAFMRFLPQIKRASDVVVNLTTGGAPTMSVEERMKPAVELRPEVASLNLGSMNFGLYEMLDRYKEFRHDWERPYLEGSEDRIFRNTFRDIANVLQACSQNDTRFELECYDIGHLYTAQHFLQRGLLKPPLFVQSVFGLRGGIGSHPEDVMHMSRTADRLFGDQYYWSVLGAGSAQMRVAVQSAVFGGHVRVGLEDSLWIGRGKLARSNAEQVMKVRRILEELGLEVATPAEARALLQLKGRDQVGF, encoded by the coding sequence ATGAAATCCTCTTCCAAGGTCATCATCACCTGCGCGGTCACCGGGTCCATCCACACCCCGAGCATGTCGCCGCACCTGCCGGTGACGCCGCAGGAAATCGCGGACGGGGCGCTCGGCGCCGCCGAGGCCGGCGCGGCCATCGTCCACCTGCATGCCCGCAACCCGCAGGACGGGCGGCCCGAGCAGACGACGGAAGCCTTCATGCGCTTCCTGCCGCAGATCAAGCGCGCCAGCGATGTCGTGGTGAACCTCACCACCGGCGGCGCGCCCACGATGAGCGTGGAAGAGCGGATGAAGCCCGCGGTGGAACTGCGGCCGGAAGTGGCTTCGCTGAACCTCGGCTCGATGAACTTCGGCCTTTACGAGATGCTGGACCGCTACAAGGAGTTCAGGCACGACTGGGAGCGCCCTTATCTCGAAGGCAGCGAGGACCGCATCTTCCGCAACACCTTCCGCGACATCGCCAATGTGCTGCAGGCGTGCAGCCAGAACGACACCCGCTTCGAGCTGGAGTGCTACGACATCGGGCACCTCTACACCGCGCAGCACTTCCTGCAGCGCGGGCTGCTGAAGCCGCCGCTGTTCGTGCAATCGGTGTTCGGGCTGCGCGGTGGGATCGGTTCGCATCCGGAGGACGTGATGCACATGAGCCGCACGGCCGACCGGCTGTTCGGCGACCAGTACTACTGGTCGGTGCTAGGCGCGGGCAGCGCGCAGATGCGCGTGGCCGTGCAATCGGCCGTGTTCGGCGGCCACGTTCGAGTGGGGCTGGAGGACAGCCTCTGGATCGGCCGCGGCAAGCTGGCCCGCAGCAACGCGGAACAGGTGATGAAGGTGCGGCGCATCCTGGAGGAGCTCGGGCTCGAAGTGGCGACACCGGCAGAGGCGCGCGCGCTGCTGCAGCTCAAGGGCCGCGACCAGGTGGGTTTCTAG
- a CDS encoding Bug family tripartite tricarboxylate transporter substrate binding protein: MEERRAPAVCGLRRRDLMAAALGAAATSAFAQADRIEGPLKIVLPFGPGSGTDVYARMVAQHLSTALGVSAVIENRPGANGILAAESVARAKPDGNTLLFTTNTTHAANPHLVKDLRYDPVKDFAPISRMGNLTFFLLVPANSPFRTLKELVEAARKAPNTISYGAANSFGIVSGSKLGKNAGVQFLRVPYKSSPNITTDMLGGQIHFAFVDLAAASPLVKGGKMRALAVLSDKRFPALPDVPTMSEAGYPGFDVVAWFGMFAPAGTPQPIVARLNRELVAVLNRPDLRQKGAELGIDIFGSSPRELEDYVKSQIALWGQFTADAGLKPE, from the coding sequence ATGGAAGAGAGACGAGCCCCGGCCGTTTGCGGGCTGCGCAGGCGGGACCTGATGGCCGCCGCGCTCGGCGCCGCCGCGACCTCGGCCTTCGCGCAAGCGGACCGCATCGAAGGACCGCTGAAGATCGTGCTGCCCTTCGGCCCCGGCAGCGGCACCGACGTGTACGCGCGCATGGTGGCGCAGCATCTCTCCACGGCGCTCGGTGTGTCGGCGGTGATCGAGAACAGGCCCGGCGCCAACGGCATCCTCGCGGCGGAGTCGGTCGCTCGCGCCAAGCCGGACGGCAACACCCTGCTCTTCACGACCAACACCACGCACGCGGCCAACCCGCACCTGGTGAAGGACCTGCGCTACGACCCGGTGAAGGACTTCGCTCCCATCAGCCGGATGGGCAACCTTACGTTCTTCCTGCTGGTGCCGGCCAACAGCCCGTTCAGGACGCTGAAAGAGCTGGTGGAGGCTGCGCGCAAGGCGCCGAACACCATCAGCTACGGCGCGGCCAACAGCTTCGGCATCGTCTCGGGCAGCAAGCTGGGCAAGAACGCCGGCGTGCAGTTCCTGCGCGTGCCGTACAAGAGCTCGCCCAACATCACGACCGACATGCTCGGTGGGCAGATCCACTTCGCGTTCGTCGACCTCGCCGCGGCCTCGCCGCTGGTCAAGGGCGGCAAGATGCGGGCGCTGGCCGTGCTCTCGGACAAGCGCTTCCCCGCGCTCCCGGACGTGCCGACCATGTCCGAAGCCGGCTACCCCGGCTTCGACGTGGTCGCCTGGTTCGGCATGTTCGCGCCCGCCGGCACGCCGCAGCCCATCGTCGCCCGCCTCAATCGCGAACTGGTCGCGGTTCTCAACCGCCCGGACCTGCGCCAGAAGGGTGCCGAGCTCGGCATCGACATCTTCGGCAGCTCCCCGCGCGAACTGGAGGACTACGTCAAGTCGCAGATCGCGTTGTGGGGGCAGTTCACCGCTGACGCCGGCCTGAAGCCCGAGTGA
- a CDS encoding LysR substrate-binding domain-containing protein — translation MSMQRLPPLNSLKAFDAAARHLSFTAAAAELHVTHGAVSRQIAALEEELHAALFIRGSRGLKLTQEGAQLAGAVGSAFAMMRSAVAQVRQAGPTSALRVSVPPTLAMRWLIPRMTALHHAHPRLRIELSTSTEPVDFDRDPVDAAIRRIARTPKGVIAERFLDGRSVPVCSPAYQQQHRMRSPADLERATLIVTRSEPEAWPQWLRNRRVPRREGAATIEFEQLYFALQAALDSLGVALVPIALVETEIRAGRLKALADPEGQVSTAYALLSPRVSAQAESIRTLGEWLKQATASFEAS, via the coding sequence ATGTCAATGCAGAGACTGCCGCCGCTCAACAGCCTGAAGGCCTTCGACGCCGCGGCGCGCCACCTGAGTTTCACCGCGGCCGCGGCGGAACTGCACGTGACGCACGGCGCCGTCAGCCGACAGATCGCGGCCCTGGAGGAGGAGCTTCACGCGGCCCTTTTCATCCGGGGATCGCGGGGCCTGAAACTCACGCAGGAAGGTGCCCAGCTCGCGGGCGCCGTGGGCAGCGCATTCGCGATGATGCGTTCGGCGGTCGCGCAGGTGCGGCAGGCCGGGCCGACGTCCGCGCTGCGGGTGAGCGTGCCGCCCACGCTGGCGATGCGCTGGCTGATCCCGCGCATGACGGCGCTGCACCACGCGCACCCCAGGCTTCGGATCGAGCTGAGCACGTCGACCGAGCCGGTCGATTTCGATCGCGACCCGGTCGACGCCGCGATCCGGCGCATCGCGCGCACCCCGAAGGGCGTGATCGCCGAACGCTTCCTCGACGGACGCTCGGTGCCGGTGTGCAGCCCGGCCTACCAGCAGCAGCACCGGATGCGTTCGCCCGCCGACCTGGAGCGGGCCACCTTGATCGTCACCCGCTCGGAGCCGGAGGCGTGGCCGCAGTGGCTGCGCAATCGCCGCGTGCCGCGCCGGGAAGGTGCGGCCACGATCGAGTTCGAGCAGCTGTACTTCGCGCTGCAGGCGGCACTCGATTCGCTGGGCGTCGCACTGGTCCCGATCGCGTTGGTCGAGACGGAGATCCGCGCGGGGCGCCTGAAGGCGCTGGCCGATCCCGAAGGACAGGTCTCCACGGCCTATGCGCTGCTCTCGCCGCGCGTTTCGGCGCAGGCCGAATCGATCCGGACGCTGGGTGAGTGGCTGAAGCAGGCCACGGCGAGCTTCGAGGCCTCCTGA